Proteins co-encoded in one Stomoxys calcitrans chromosome 5, idStoCalc2.1, whole genome shotgun sequence genomic window:
- the LOC106081937 gene encoding uncharacterized protein LOC106081937, whose protein sequence is MDHTWVSTNVYDDLPPFAIHAGQDSDGDPIYVGRAYHNGDMLPAKVIPNKRQAYVAWGGEEHSKHDVEVLTGHHYVWIPSSGGHVPPYALRVGQTGDGEPLYVGRGHWAGSLTPGKIHPSHGCLYIPYGGGEHRLDTYEVLVQPETWVSSSGSNIVPGTIHGGHDSDGDPIYVGRAYHDGDLLPAKVIPSKGCAYVAYAGHEHVKHDFELLAGYGYGWVPDSNGSVPPGAIICGRTSDGEPLYIGRGHWSGSLTPGKIHPSHGCLYIPFGGQEVRIHDYEVLVRA, encoded by the exons TTGCCATTCATGCTGGCCAGGATTCCGATGGGGATCCAATCTATGTGGGTCGTGCCTATCACAACGGAGACATGTTGCCCGCCAAAGTGATACCCAACAAAAGGCAAGCCTATGTGGCCTGGGGTGGTGAGGAGCACAGTAAACATGATGTGGAAGTTCTAACAGGACATCACTATG TGTGGATTCCCAGCAGCGGTGGTCATGTGCCTCCTTATGCTTTGCGCGTTGGTCAGACCGGCGATGGTGAACCTTTGTATGTTGGCCGTGGTCATTGGGCTGGCAGTTTGACCCCTGGCAAAATTCATCCCTCTCACGGTTGTTTGTACatcccctatggtggtggtgaaCACAGACTGGATACTTACGAAGTTTTGGTTCAACCTGAAACCTGGGTCTCCTCATCCGGCAGCAACATTGTGCCCGGCACCATTCATGGTGGTCATGACAGCGATGGTGATCCAATCTATGTGGGCCGTGCCTACCACGATGGTGACCTCTTGCCCGCCAAGGTTATTCCCTCCAAGGGATGTGCCTACGTTGCCTATGCTGGCCACGAACATGTGAAACATGATTTCGAATTGTTGGCTGGTTACGGCTATGGCTGGGTACCCGATTCCAATGGCAGCGTACCACCCGGTGCTATTATCTGTGGACGCACCTCGGATGGTGAACCTTTGTACATTGGCCGTGGCCATTGGAGCGGCAGCTTGACTCCCGGTAAAATCCATCCCTCGCATGGTTGTTTGTATATTCCCTTCGGAGGCCAGGAGGTGCGCATTCATGACTATGAAGTTTTAGTTCGAGCTTAA